In the Flagellimonas sp. MMG031 genome, one interval contains:
- a CDS encoding PQQ-binding-like beta-propeller repeat protein: MKRYFPLALLTLLTACSNFDKNKADKPYFTTWEHYLGDPERTHYSNLDQIDTANVSQLKLAWSYKSGGLQEGRTTQIQTSPLMVDGVLYGVNAAIELFALDATTGKEVWKFSPKTKDESGLGLNRGLNYWKSDGEHPGRIFFSSGPKLYAVDIITGEPISSFGNNGSIDLRQGLGRDPSKLSVVSNTPGAVFQNILIQGTRVGEGPGSSPGHIRAYDVLTGEILWTFHTIPQPGEFGYDTWPAEAYKKVGGANSWPGMALDTEQGIVYIPTGSAAFDWYGGDREGANLFANSLLALNANTGERIWHFQMVHHDIWDRDLPAPPNLVDIERDGQTIPAVAQVTKSGHVFVFNRITGEPLFPIEEKAYPGSTLLGEKAFETQPLPLKPAPFARQILTEDDLYAPDRTAFVDDLVSGNKTENTPTVLEKFKSITSKGQFIPMDTTGVILFPGADGGAEWGGAALDPRDGVMYVNANEMAWIIKMKEVGGGAEGSSVGQSLAQIHCARCHGGELQGLAGIPALQNIKLRLEADSIKTIIQKGRGAMPGMPNLSTDETDAITEFLMGMEQAKDHRVEKINVDVPYSVASFARFKDDRGYPVVKPPWGTLNAIDLNTGEYLWTVPLGHEESLQDPNVPVSGLENYGGPAITKGGVLFIAATKDEKIRAFHMKTGKQLWEDKLPAGGYATPITYQVDGKQYLVISCGGGKMGTASGDEYRAYALE, translated from the coding sequence ATGAAAAGATATTTCCCCCTAGCCTTATTGACGCTATTGACAGCTTGCTCAAACTTTGACAAAAACAAAGCGGACAAACCCTATTTTACAACCTGGGAGCACTATTTGGGTGACCCCGAACGCACACACTACTCCAATCTGGATCAAATTGACACAGCAAATGTTTCCCAATTAAAATTGGCATGGAGCTATAAAAGTGGCGGACTTCAAGAGGGTAGAACAACTCAGATTCAAACCAGTCCATTAATGGTTGATGGGGTCCTTTATGGCGTCAATGCCGCCATCGAACTGTTTGCCCTCGATGCAACTACGGGCAAGGAAGTCTGGAAATTCTCGCCAAAAACCAAAGATGAATCAGGTTTGGGGCTTAATCGGGGCCTAAATTATTGGAAATCCGATGGAGAACATCCCGGCCGTATCTTTTTCTCATCGGGACCCAAACTTTATGCTGTAGACATAATCACTGGCGAACCCATTTCTTCATTTGGCAACAACGGCAGTATTGATTTAAGGCAGGGTCTGGGCAGGGACCCCAGCAAATTATCCGTGGTATCGAACACTCCCGGCGCAGTTTTTCAAAATATATTGATTCAAGGTACCCGAGTGGGCGAAGGTCCAGGCTCCTCACCAGGACATATCCGCGCCTATGATGTGCTCACAGGTGAAATTTTATGGACCTTCCATACCATTCCACAGCCCGGGGAATTTGGTTACGATACGTGGCCAGCGGAAGCATATAAAAAAGTAGGAGGCGCCAATAGTTGGCCCGGTATGGCCTTGGACACCGAACAGGGCATTGTTTACATTCCCACAGGCTCAGCGGCTTTTGATTGGTATGGGGGCGACCGGGAAGGTGCCAACCTTTTTGCCAATTCCCTACTGGCCCTTAATGCTAACACAGGCGAACGGATTTGGCATTTTCAAATGGTGCACCACGATATTTGGGACCGCGATTTGCCTGCGCCACCCAATCTAGTTGATATTGAACGGGACGGACAAACCATTCCTGCCGTGGCTCAGGTTACCAAAAGTGGCCATGTGTTCGTGTTCAACCGCATCACGGGAGAACCTTTGTTTCCTATCGAGGAAAAAGCCTATCCCGGTTCCACATTGCTCGGTGAAAAGGCATTTGAAACCCAACCCTTACCCCTAAAACCAGCCCCATTTGCACGTCAGATATTGACAGAAGACGATTTGTATGCGCCCGACCGCACCGCATTTGTGGATGATTTGGTTTCAGGGAACAAAACTGAAAATACACCCACCGTGCTTGAAAAGTTCAAGTCCATCACATCCAAAGGACAATTTATTCCCATGGATACCACGGGCGTAATCCTATTCCCCGGTGCCGATGGGGGAGCCGAATGGGGCGGGGCTGCCCTCGACCCTCGCGATGGCGTGATGTACGTGAATGCCAATGAAATGGCTTGGATCATTAAAATGAAAGAGGTTGGTGGCGGTGCCGAAGGCTCCAGCGTTGGACAAAGTCTAGCACAAATCCATTGCGCCCGATGCCATGGTGGAGAACTGCAAGGTTTGGCCGGTATTCCAGCACTTCAGAATATAAAGTTGCGTTTGGAAGCCGATTCCATAAAGACCATCATCCAAAAAGGGCGCGGTGCCATGCCGGGCATGCCCAACCTTTCCACTGATGAAACGGATGCCATTACGGAATTTCTGATGGGTATGGAACAAGCAAAAGACCACCGGGTGGAAAAAATAAATGTAGATGTGCCCTATTCGGTCGCTAGTTTCGCAAGATTTAAGGATGATAGGGGCTATCCTGTTGTGAAACCGCCATGGGGAACCTTGAATGCCATTGACCTCAACACAGGTGAGTATCTATGGACCGTGCCTCTGGGCCACGAGGAAAGTTTACAAGACCCGAACGTACCCGTTTCCGGACTCGAAAATTACGGCGGGCCTGCCATCACCAAAGGTGGAGTGCTTTTTATTGCCGCCACCAAGGATGAAAAAATCCGTGCGTTCCATATGAAAACAGGTAAGCAGCTCTGGGAAGACAAACTTCCCGCAGGCGGTTATGCCACTCCCATCACCTATCAAGTGGATGGCAAGCAATACCTTGTCATTTCTTGCGGGGGCGGAAAAATGGGAACTGCCTCGGGTGATGAATATCGGGCATACGCCCTCGAATAA
- a CDS encoding NADP(H)-dependent aldo-keto reductase: MKYTRIPHTDIRISKICLGTMTWGRQNNEDDAHEQMDYALDQGVNFFDTAELYPIPSKKELYAVTEELIGNWFKKTGNRDKVVLASKIAGPGHAARHIRDSGFSKESIISAVEGSLKRLQTDYIDLYQLHWPERKTNYFGQRGYNAHAVDVWDDNIHQVLETLRDLIAEGKIRHVGISNETPWGTMRYLEESKVHQSLPRMKTIQNPYSLLNRLFEVGLSEISMREQIGLLAYSPLGFGVLSGKYLTDVPPRKARVTLFPNYNRYSGETATQATEAYAELAKAHDLSLAQMALAFVNTRPFLTSNIIGATSMEQLKENIGSIDVDLSDEVLDGIEEIHNTIPNPAP, translated from the coding sequence CGTGGGGCCGCCAGAATAATGAAGATGATGCCCATGAGCAAATGGACTATGCCTTGGATCAAGGGGTGAACTTTTTCGATACCGCGGAATTATACCCAATCCCTTCAAAAAAGGAACTCTATGCCGTTACCGAAGAATTGATTGGAAACTGGTTCAAAAAAACGGGAAATCGGGATAAAGTGGTGCTGGCATCCAAAATTGCAGGGCCAGGGCACGCAGCACGGCATATCCGTGACTCGGGGTTCAGCAAGGAATCCATCATCAGTGCGGTGGAGGGCAGTTTAAAGCGCCTTCAAACGGATTATATCGACCTATACCAATTGCACTGGCCAGAGCGGAAGACCAATTATTTTGGCCAACGCGGGTATAATGCCCATGCCGTTGATGTTTGGGATGACAATATCCATCAAGTATTGGAAACGTTGCGTGACCTAATTGCGGAAGGCAAAATCCGCCACGTTGGGATTTCCAATGAGACGCCATGGGGTACCATGCGGTATTTGGAAGAAAGCAAGGTACACCAATCCTTGCCTAGGATGAAGACCATCCAGAACCCTTATAGTTTGCTGAACCGTTTGTTCGAGGTGGGTCTTTCCGAAATTTCCATGCGCGAACAAATCGGACTTTTGGCATATTCACCCTTAGGTTTTGGAGTGCTAAGTGGTAAATACCTTACTGATGTTCCTCCAAGAAAGGCCAGGGTAACCTTGTTTCCAAATTATAACCGATATAGCGGGGAGACTGCCACCCAAGCTACCGAAGCTTATGCGGAATTGGCCAAAGCACACGACCTTAGCCTCGCCCAAATGGCATTGGCTTTTGTAAATACCCGGCCATTTTTAACGAGTAACATCATTGGTGCAACCAGTATGGAACAACTCAAGGAAAACATCGGCAGTATCGATGTAGACCTTTCCGATGAGGTGTTGGATGGCATTGAGGAAATCCACAACACTATTCCAAATCCCGCACCTTAA